GCGACCCCCGCCGCGCCGAGCAGCAGCAGCTGCGCGATTGCCGGCATCGGTGGCAGGGCACGCGCCAACAACGACACGAGTATCGCCATCGCGACTGCGGCGAACACCGGCGGTGCGAGCCCCGCGGCCAGATCGCGCAGCCGCACTCCGATCACCGGCAGCGTCCGCCAGGTCGAGACCGCGAGGTAGAGCGGATAGGCCGCGAACCACGCCGCGACGAGCCCCGTCACCCCCCAATGCACGCCGACCAGGAACGCCGCGGGCAGCAGGATCGCGCCGGTCATTCCGTTCTGCGCGCCGATCCCCGGACGCCCGACTGCGTCGCTGGCCGGCGAATAGAGCGTCTGCAGCGTCATCATCGGCATGGCGAGCGCGAGCCAGTGGACCACCGGCGCCGCCTCGATCCATTTGGGACCGAGCACGACTTCGACCAGTGGCTGCGCAGTGATCGCGAGGCCGAGATAGAAGGGCATCGCGACGACGAAGATGATTCGCGCCGATTTGACGAAGCCCGCCGCCATCGCCGCCCGGTCGTCCTTCAGCCGCGCATAGGCCGAAAAGGCAACTTCGTTAAGCGGCGGCACGAACTTCGAGACGAAGATCTGAGTGAGGAACAGGCTGGTCGTGTAGATGCCCAGCATGTGCGGATCGAACAGCCGACCGGCGATAAACACATCGGCCTGGCTCTGCAGGAACCAGAAGATCTGCCCCGCCGCCATCACTCCGCCATAGCGCGCCATGTCGCCCGCGCCGCGAAAGTCGAAGCTCGGCCACATCAGCGAATCGGCCGCCCAGGTCATGCCGATCGCGCGCACCGCGAACAGCGCGATCGGCGCGGCGACCAGCGTCCACACGCCGAATCCGCTCCAGGCGCCGCCCAGCGCGACCATCGCGCCGACGATTCCCGAGGCGAAATTCACCCAGGCCTGCTTCCGGAAGTCCATCGCGCGCGCGAGCAGCGCATAGGGAAGGGCGATGAACGGCGTAGCGATATAGAGCAGTGCCTGCACGCGCAGCAGATCGGTCACCATCGGCTGGCGATAATAGGTCGCGGCATAGGGCGCGCAGACGAACTGGACTGCGCCCAGCGCGAAGTTGAGCAGAATCAGCATGCCGAACAGCTGGCGCTGCGCGTGGCGGCCGGCATCGCCGCGCTGGATCAGCGCGCTCGCCAGGCCATAGCCATTAAGCATGTTGAGCAGCACCAGCACGACCTGCGTCATCGCGAACAGGCCATAGTCGGTCGGGCTGAGCACGCGAATCACGACAAAGGTCGAGCCCCAGGTGAGCAGTTGCCCAGCAATCTGGGTGCCCGAGCGCCAGATCACCGCGCTGCGCACCTGATCCTTGAGCGATTCGAGGCCCTGAGTCGGGGAGGGGGCGGTTGATTCGGTCACGGGAGTGTCATGCAACGCCACCTGTTGAGATGGCGTAAAGCACGGTTTTCCGCGGGTTTCAGGAGTGCATTTCGGAAAAAAGACAGAAAGTTTCAAAACGCTGTTGACCGAATCAGAAGCCGCGCATAGAAGCCACTCCACCGACGGGGTGCCCTTCAACGGGTGCTTCGACGGTCACCAAAAACCAGGCGCACAGGTCGCCCCTAGAAAAAGGGGTGGGCCGGGGCGTCGGTCTTTTGCGCTCTTTGACATAGTGATTTAGATGAAGGGACATGTGGGCGGCGGCTCCGGTTCTTGCGGCTTCAAGGCGCAAGTAGATCGGTTAAAGCTAAGCTGCTCTAACATGTCCTATCACGTTTCCATACGTAATGAGATTTTGTGCAGAGCGGCTCCTTGAGATGAGCGGTTCGGCGAGGGCATTCCACCTTGGCTGGATCGTACATAAACTTGAGAGTTTGATCATGGCTCAGAATGAACGCTGGCGGCATGCCTAACACATGCAAGTCGAACGAAGCCTTCGGGCTTAGTGGCGCACGGGTGCGTAACGCGTGGGAATCTGCCTTGGGGTTCGGAATAACTCAGAGAAATTTGAGCTAATACCGGATGATGTCGAAAGACCAAAGATTTATCGCCCTGAGATGAGCCCGCGTAGGATTAGCTAGTTGGTGAGGTAAAAGCTCACCAAGGCGACGATCCTTAGCTGGTCTGAGAGGATGATCAGCCACACTGGGACTGAGACACGGCCCAGACTCCTACGGGAGGCAGCAGTGGGGAATATTGGACAATGGGCGAAAGCCTGATCCAGCAATGCCGCGTGAGTGATGAAGGCCTTAGGGTTGTAAAGCTCTTTTACCCGGGATGATAATGACAGTACCGGGAGAATAAGCCCCGGCTAACTCCGTGCCAGCAGCCGCGGTAATACGGAGGGGGCTAGCGTTATTCGGAATTACTGGGCGTAAAGCGCACGTAGGCGGCTTTGTAAGTCAGAGGTGAAAGCCTGGAGCTCAACTCCAGAACTGCCTTTGAGACTGCATCGCTTGAATCCAGGAGAGGTGAGTGGAATTCCGAGTGTAGAGGTGAAATTCGTAGATATTCGGAAGAACACCAGTGGCGAAGGCGGCTCACTGGACTGGTATTGACGCTGAGGTGCGAAAGCGTGGGGAGCAAACAGGATTAGATACCCTGGTAGTCCACGCCGTAAACGATGATAACTAGCTGTCTGGGTGCCTAGCACTTAGGTGGCGCAGCTAACGCATTAAGTTATCCGCCTGGGGAGTACGGCCGCAAGGTTAAAACTCAAATGAATTGACGGGGGCCTGCACAAGCGGTGGAGCATGTGGTTTAATTCGAAGCAACGCGCAGAACCTTACCAGCGTTTGACATGCCCGGACGACTTCCAGAGATGGATTTCTTCCCTTCGGGGACTGGGACACAGGTGCTGCATGGCTGTCGTCAGCTCGTGTCGTGAGATGTTGGGTTAAGTCCCGCAACGAGCGCAACCCTCGCCTTTAGTTACCATCATTTAGTTGGGTACTCTAAAGGAACCGCCGGTGATAAGCCGGAGGAAGGTGGGGATGACGTCAAGTCCTCATGGCCCTTACGCGCTGGGCTACACACGTGCTACAATGGCGACTACAGTGGGCTGCAAACTCGCGAGGGTGAGCTAATCTCCAAAAGTCGTCTCAGTTCGGATTGCACTCTGCAACTCGAGTGCATGAAGGCGGAATCGCTAGTAATCGTGGATCAGCATGCCACGGTGAATACGTTCCCAGGCCTTGTACACACCGCCCGTCACACCATGGGAGTTGGATTCACCCGAAGGCGTTGCGCTAACTCGCAAGAGAGGCAGGCGACCACGGTGGGTTTAGCGACTGGGGTGAAGTCGTAACAAGGTAGCCGTAGGGGAACCTGCGGCTGGATCACCTCCTTTCTAAGGATATCGGCGGAAAGCGCCTGGCACTTCGGTGTCGGGAAGAGCTTCCTCCATTCCAAAGAACATTTGCCGCCGTCCTCATGTCCCTTCATCAACTGGATCCACAGCCTAGCGGCTGTGGTAGCCTGAGCTGGCTCTCGCCGCCTGCGGCCCTTTGGGGTCGGCCGGGCAGGTATGGGGGCCGGTAGCTCAGGTGGTTAGAGCGCACGCCTGATAAGCGTGAGGTCGTAGGTTCAACTCCTACTCGGCCCACCAGTCCGCAGCAGTGGAGACGATTTAGCGTAGCTAAATCGCACCAATGCAAGGACGGCCAGCGCTGCGAAGCGCGCCACAAGGCGCAGCTTTGCTGCGACTGACGGCGCAGCGGGCATGAAACGCCCGACGCAAGGGTTAGGGGCCTTAGCTCAGCTGGGAGAGCGGTTGCTTTGCAAGCATCAGGTCATCGGTTCGATCCCGATAGGCTCCACCAACCCGCAGCTGCGCTGCTCGACTTGAGGCTGACTCGTGCGATGGTACGCGTCAACTTCGTCAACCGCGCCGACCGATATCCAGATGATGAAGCACCGAGATCCGCTGTACGCAGCGGTATTGCGGGGCCCTAAGGGGTCTTGCGAGTTTTTGACATTGTGAATGGGTTTTTCAAATCGATGCCGTGACGGCTTCGGTTTTCAGCTTTCGAGCTGCGAACTGATGCCGGTCATCGGGTCGTCACCAAGTTTGACCGCTCTGGTGGCGATCCAAATTACGAGCTGAGATAAAATCATCCGCACCAGGAAGGTGCATCGGGCTTCGGTTCGATGTTGCCTGGTAGAACCATGCGACGCTGCTCTGCCGAGTTTCGTGTCAGTCTTCGGACTGATCCAGCGTTGTCATTGGTGGTGTGGACTCTCAAGCGTGAGGTAAGGGCAATTCGTGGATGCCTTGGCATGTACAGGCGATGAAGGACGTGGCACGCTGCGATAAGCGTCGGGGAGCTGTGAGCAAGCATTGATCCGACGATTTCCGAATGGGGAAACCCACCTGATCCGATTATTTCGCCCGTGAGCAATCACGGTCGGAGTAATGGGAGAAAGGTATCACTTAGCTGAATAAAATAGGCTTCGTGAAGCGAACCCGGCGAACTGAAACATCTCAGTACCCGGAGGAAAAGACATCAACCGAGATTCCGTTAGTAGTGGCGAGCGAACGCGGACCAGGCCAGTGCCTGAATTTCAACTAGCAGAACCTTCTGGAAAGTTGGGCCATAGCGGGTGACAGCCCCGTATGCGAAAGTGATGATTCAGGACTCGAGTAGGGCGGAACACGTGTAATTCTGTCTGAACATA
This genomic stretch from Sphingomonas sp. LM7 harbors:
- a CDS encoding lipopolysaccharide biosynthesis protein; amino-acid sequence: MTESTAPSPTQGLESLKDQVRSAVIWRSGTQIAGQLLTWGSTFVVIRVLSPTDYGLFAMTQVVLVLLNMLNGYGLASALIQRGDAGRHAQRQLFGMLILLNFALGAVQFVCAPYAATYYRQPMVTDLLRVQALLYIATPFIALPYALLARAMDFRKQAWVNFASGIVGAMVALGGAWSGFGVWTLVAAPIALFAVRAIGMTWAADSLMWPSFDFRGAGDMARYGGVMAAGQIFWFLQSQADVFIAGRLFDPHMLGIYTTSLFLTQIFVSKFVPPLNEVAFSAYARLKDDRAAMAAGFVKSARIIFVVAMPFYLGLAITAQPLVEVVLGPKWIEAAPVVHWLALAMPMMTLQTLYSPASDAVGRPGIGAQNGMTGAILLPAAFLVGVHWGVTGLVAAWFAAYPLYLAVSTWRTLPVIGVRLRDLAAGLAPPVFAAVAMAILVSLLARALPPMPAIAQLLLLGAAGVAAYGGWLALFARGTLDEVIALVRNRRG